A part of Puntigrus tetrazona isolate hp1 chromosome 21, ASM1883169v1, whole genome shotgun sequence genomic DNA contains:
- the uimc1 gene encoding BRCA1-A complex subunit RAP80 isoform X2 — protein MPRRKRTTDEGGRRAKVSRVEHNEETLVISDSENEEEEDCSVKRSSRTTRWKRRENQSQLRDMTEEEMLDLAMKLSAQEANNAAQKQQQEDSNIQKAIAESLNERTLKASEGQDEAASSTDQLQHVTNAVSRLRRKLLYPGQDQTHSENERETRSPLPEMPDLSQATSSHLSTMSSPAQVSSPSATTQDKASDKQTVISNTPELFRSVSDSQSQTSPLFTRHGGFIRQPVVCVEKLSQDLISASTDTNFHTQDSAAATSPKQEDSPFSICPVFKKKQKTDLREDKDCCKNTNASEDDTQISDEDTHLPTQVSQGLSTDTCLSPSTSSPKCVPNISSEDVTLASKTPILKQVEDRTTEGDNLKSDTETAPNTQSWNEFASYMVLHLTDEEDASEEVLSPSPVLCMEKIKPVNTELSPTQSCVPPTAITLSSSLQDTQMSCTVLEEDSKASKGVEFKSSDCISPHPSVEKGQCTISYYWGIPFCPMGQNPDEYTRVIMCQMEVYEKSLKEAQRKMLHKAEWGQPVLPGSERPFGARRWKRHRAPQLSEDEEENEVEAEKENNRTEGEEEKDETKEESVVGSQEDAEGRQSETYVVLSSPEKKDEQVEKTPFLSHEEPVTAVLNKPFRKSAPWDTSDETQIKCSAEQEEQEAQNHEHCEDDEIICPETQMTQNSTPELMVTSPAQPQSRADSEVMEVEEGGSAFVVDEEMEQEAPSLHNQEMECPMCSKLFPFSNIQIHAAYCDGEADHQEEQSQVVARRKRTKRNFDETRSGKSTQMEKCFLCQGIFTDQEYPEHVNLCIKKKDSRTNQENGLLSALDQTERRQTGTDEPGPSDVSKTNNCGLADPATMGTSESVYCSEMTSCTTPRSENTDCLIDSSKNSQRLSRKRKYKK, from the exons ATGCCCCGCCGGAAGCGCACAACGGATGAAGGCGGAAGAAGAGCGAAAGTCAGCAGAGTGGAGCACAATGAAGAGACCCTAGTCATATCTGATTCTGAAAATGAAGAG GAGGAAGATTGCTCAGTTAAACGGTCCTCTCGGACAACCCGGTGGAAACGAAGGGAGAATCAGTCTCAACTACGAG ACATGACAGAAGAAGAAATGTTGGACCTGGCTATGAAACTTAGCGCTCAGGAGGCAAACAATGCTGCCCAGAAACAACAGCAGGAAGACAGCAACATACAAAAAGCCATAGCAGAAAGTCTTAAT GAAAGAACTCTAAAAGCATCGGAGGGTCAAGATGAAGCAGCCAGCTCTACAGATCAACTACAGCATGTAACAAATGCAGTTTCACGCTTGAGGCGAAAACTGTTGTACCCCGGACAAGATCAGACTCACAGTGAGAATGAGAGGGAAACACGTAGTCCGCTTCCAGAAATGCCTGATCTATCACAGGCAACCTCGTCGCATCTTTCAACGATGAGTTCTCCAGCTCAGGTCTCCAGTCCTTCTGCTACCACTCAG GACAAGGCTTCAGATAAACAGACAGTCATCAGCAACACTCCTGAGCTCTTCAGATCTGTCTCAGATTCCCAGTCCCAGACATCCCCTCTCTTCACCAGACATGGCGGCTTCATTCGTCAGCCTGTAGTGTGTGTAGAAAAACTGAGTCAGGACCTCATCTCGGCAAGCACAGACACAAATTTTCACACACAGGACAGCGCTGCTGCTACATCCCCCAAGCAGGAAGATTCACCTTTTTCCATATGCCcagtcttcaaaaaaaaacaaaaaactgactTGCGAGAGGACAAAGACTGCTGTAAAAATACTAATGCAAGTGAAGACGATACTCAAATATCTGATGAAGATACTCATTTACCAACACAAGTAAGCCAAGGTTTAAGCACAGATACGTGCCTTTCACCTTCTACGTCAAGCCCCAAATGTGTGCCTAATATCAGCAGTGAAGATGTCACCTTAGCAAGT AAAACCCCTATTTTAAAGCAAGTGGAAGATCGGACCACTGAGGGTgacaatttaaaatctgataCTG AAACTGCTCCAAACACCCAGTCTTGGAATGAATTTGCTAGTTACATGGTCTTGCATTTAACTGATGAAGAGGATGCCAGCGAAGAG GTTCTTTCCCCCAGCCCAGTGTTGTGCATGGAAAAAATTAAGCCAGTCAATACTGAGCTTTCCCCAACCCAGTCCTGCGTCCCTCCAACTGCCATCACACTCTCCTCCTCTTTACAAGACACACAGATGTCCTGTACTGTCCTGGAAGAGGACTCAAAAGCATCCAAGGGTGTGGAATTCAAGTCCTCCGACTGTATATCTCCACATCCTTCAGTTGAAAAAGGACAATGCACCATCTCTTACTACTGGGGAATACCTTTCTGCCCCATGGGGCAAAACCCGGACGAGTACACACGTGTTATCATGTGTCAAATGGAGGTGTATGAGAAGAGCTTGAAGGAGGCCCAGCGTAAGATGCTACACAAAGCAGAATGGGGACAGCCA gtgctTCCTGGCTCAGAGAGGCCATTTGGTGCAAGGAGATGGAAGCGCCACAGAGCTCCTCAGCTGtcagaggatgaggaggagaatGAAGTagaggcagagaaagaaaataaccgaacagaaggagaagaagagaaggaCGAAACAAAGGAGGAGTCTGTGGTGGGGTCACAAGAGGATGCTGAGGGCAGACAGAGTGAAACATACGTAGTTTTGTCATCTCCAGAGAAAAAAGACGAGCAAGTG GAAAAAACCCCTTTCCTCAGCCATGAGGAGCCTGTAACTGCCGTTTTAAATAAACCTTTCAG GAAAAGTGCTCCATGGGACACTTCAgatgaaacacaaataaaatgttcagcTGAGCAGGAGGAACAAGAGGCTCAGAATCATGAGCATTGTGAAGACGATGAGATCATTTGTCCGG AGACTCAGATGACTCAAAACAGCACTCCAGAACTAATGGTGACCAGTCCCGCACAG CCCCAGTCTCGTGCTGACAGTGAGGTGATGGAAGTTGAGGAGGGAGGAAGTGCTTTCGTTGTAGACGAGGAGATGGAGCAAGAGGCTCCATCTCTCCACAATCAGGAGATGGAATGCCCCATGTGCTCCAAACTCTTCCCCTTCAGCAACATCCAGATACACGCGGCTTACTGTGATGGCGAAGCAGACCACCAGGAAGAGCAATCACAAG TTGTTGCCCGACGGAAAAGGACCAAAAGGAATTTTGATGAAACTCGATCTGGCAA atCAACACAGATGGAGAAGTGTTTTCTGTGTCAGGGAATTTTTACAGACCAGGAGTATCCAGAACATGTCAATTTGTGCATCAAAAAGAAAGACTCAAGAACTAATCAG GAAAACGGACTGCTTTCTGCTCTGGACCAGACAGAACGGAGACAAACTG GCACTGATGAACCTGGGCCATCTGatgtttcaaaaacaaacaattg TGGCCTTGCTGATCCTGCGACGATGGGGACTTCTGAAAGCGTATACTGCTCAGAGATGACTTCCTGCACCACTCCTCGATCAGAGAACACTGACTGCCTTATTGACTCTTCTAAGAACAGCCAAAGACTCtcaagaaagagaaaatacaaaaaatag
- the uimc1 gene encoding BRCA1-A complex subunit RAP80 isoform X1 has translation MHTSTQPLSNADDVRTCMRRYTVMPRRKRTTDEGGRRAKVSRVEHNEETLVISDSENEEEEDCSVKRSSRTTRWKRRENQSQLRDMTEEEMLDLAMKLSAQEANNAAQKQQQEDSNIQKAIAESLNERTLKASEGQDEAASSTDQLQHVTNAVSRLRRKLLYPGQDQTHSENERETRSPLPEMPDLSQATSSHLSTMSSPAQVSSPSATTQDKASDKQTVISNTPELFRSVSDSQSQTSPLFTRHGGFIRQPVVCVEKLSQDLISASTDTNFHTQDSAAATSPKQEDSPFSICPVFKKKQKTDLREDKDCCKNTNASEDDTQISDEDTHLPTQVSQGLSTDTCLSPSTSSPKCVPNISSEDVTLASKTPILKQVEDRTTEGDNLKSDTETAPNTQSWNEFASYMVLHLTDEEDASEEVLSPSPVLCMEKIKPVNTELSPTQSCVPPTAITLSSSLQDTQMSCTVLEEDSKASKGVEFKSSDCISPHPSVEKGQCTISYYWGIPFCPMGQNPDEYTRVIMCQMEVYEKSLKEAQRKMLHKAEWGQPVLPGSERPFGARRWKRHRAPQLSEDEEENEVEAEKENNRTEGEEEKDETKEESVVGSQEDAEGRQSETYVVLSSPEKKDEQVEKTPFLSHEEPVTAVLNKPFRKSAPWDTSDETQIKCSAEQEEQEAQNHEHCEDDEIICPETQMTQNSTPELMVTSPAQPQSRADSEVMEVEEGGSAFVVDEEMEQEAPSLHNQEMECPMCSKLFPFSNIQIHAAYCDGEADHQEEQSQVVARRKRTKRNFDETRSGKSTQMEKCFLCQGIFTDQEYPEHVNLCIKKKDSRTNQENGLLSALDQTERRQTGTDEPGPSDVSKTNNCGLADPATMGTSESVYCSEMTSCTTPRSENTDCLIDSSKNSQRLSRKRKYKK, from the exons atgcaCACTTCTACGCAACCACTAAGCAATGCAGATGACGTAAGGACCTGTATGAGAAGATATACAGT GATGCCCCGCCGGAAGCGCACAACGGATGAAGGCGGAAGAAGAGCGAAAGTCAGCAGAGTGGAGCACAATGAAGAGACCCTAGTCATATCTGATTCTGAAAATGAAGAG GAGGAAGATTGCTCAGTTAAACGGTCCTCTCGGACAACCCGGTGGAAACGAAGGGAGAATCAGTCTCAACTACGAG ACATGACAGAAGAAGAAATGTTGGACCTGGCTATGAAACTTAGCGCTCAGGAGGCAAACAATGCTGCCCAGAAACAACAGCAGGAAGACAGCAACATACAAAAAGCCATAGCAGAAAGTCTTAAT GAAAGAACTCTAAAAGCATCGGAGGGTCAAGATGAAGCAGCCAGCTCTACAGATCAACTACAGCATGTAACAAATGCAGTTTCACGCTTGAGGCGAAAACTGTTGTACCCCGGACAAGATCAGACTCACAGTGAGAATGAGAGGGAAACACGTAGTCCGCTTCCAGAAATGCCTGATCTATCACAGGCAACCTCGTCGCATCTTTCAACGATGAGTTCTCCAGCTCAGGTCTCCAGTCCTTCTGCTACCACTCAG GACAAGGCTTCAGATAAACAGACAGTCATCAGCAACACTCCTGAGCTCTTCAGATCTGTCTCAGATTCCCAGTCCCAGACATCCCCTCTCTTCACCAGACATGGCGGCTTCATTCGTCAGCCTGTAGTGTGTGTAGAAAAACTGAGTCAGGACCTCATCTCGGCAAGCACAGACACAAATTTTCACACACAGGACAGCGCTGCTGCTACATCCCCCAAGCAGGAAGATTCACCTTTTTCCATATGCCcagtcttcaaaaaaaaacaaaaaactgactTGCGAGAGGACAAAGACTGCTGTAAAAATACTAATGCAAGTGAAGACGATACTCAAATATCTGATGAAGATACTCATTTACCAACACAAGTAAGCCAAGGTTTAAGCACAGATACGTGCCTTTCACCTTCTACGTCAAGCCCCAAATGTGTGCCTAATATCAGCAGTGAAGATGTCACCTTAGCAAGT AAAACCCCTATTTTAAAGCAAGTGGAAGATCGGACCACTGAGGGTgacaatttaaaatctgataCTG AAACTGCTCCAAACACCCAGTCTTGGAATGAATTTGCTAGTTACATGGTCTTGCATTTAACTGATGAAGAGGATGCCAGCGAAGAG GTTCTTTCCCCCAGCCCAGTGTTGTGCATGGAAAAAATTAAGCCAGTCAATACTGAGCTTTCCCCAACCCAGTCCTGCGTCCCTCCAACTGCCATCACACTCTCCTCCTCTTTACAAGACACACAGATGTCCTGTACTGTCCTGGAAGAGGACTCAAAAGCATCCAAGGGTGTGGAATTCAAGTCCTCCGACTGTATATCTCCACATCCTTCAGTTGAAAAAGGACAATGCACCATCTCTTACTACTGGGGAATACCTTTCTGCCCCATGGGGCAAAACCCGGACGAGTACACACGTGTTATCATGTGTCAAATGGAGGTGTATGAGAAGAGCTTGAAGGAGGCCCAGCGTAAGATGCTACACAAAGCAGAATGGGGACAGCCA gtgctTCCTGGCTCAGAGAGGCCATTTGGTGCAAGGAGATGGAAGCGCCACAGAGCTCCTCAGCTGtcagaggatgaggaggagaatGAAGTagaggcagagaaagaaaataaccgaacagaaggagaagaagagaaggaCGAAACAAAGGAGGAGTCTGTGGTGGGGTCACAAGAGGATGCTGAGGGCAGACAGAGTGAAACATACGTAGTTTTGTCATCTCCAGAGAAAAAAGACGAGCAAGTG GAAAAAACCCCTTTCCTCAGCCATGAGGAGCCTGTAACTGCCGTTTTAAATAAACCTTTCAG GAAAAGTGCTCCATGGGACACTTCAgatgaaacacaaataaaatgttcagcTGAGCAGGAGGAACAAGAGGCTCAGAATCATGAGCATTGTGAAGACGATGAGATCATTTGTCCGG AGACTCAGATGACTCAAAACAGCACTCCAGAACTAATGGTGACCAGTCCCGCACAG CCCCAGTCTCGTGCTGACAGTGAGGTGATGGAAGTTGAGGAGGGAGGAAGTGCTTTCGTTGTAGACGAGGAGATGGAGCAAGAGGCTCCATCTCTCCACAATCAGGAGATGGAATGCCCCATGTGCTCCAAACTCTTCCCCTTCAGCAACATCCAGATACACGCGGCTTACTGTGATGGCGAAGCAGACCACCAGGAAGAGCAATCACAAG TTGTTGCCCGACGGAAAAGGACCAAAAGGAATTTTGATGAAACTCGATCTGGCAA atCAACACAGATGGAGAAGTGTTTTCTGTGTCAGGGAATTTTTACAGACCAGGAGTATCCAGAACATGTCAATTTGTGCATCAAAAAGAAAGACTCAAGAACTAATCAG GAAAACGGACTGCTTTCTGCTCTGGACCAGACAGAACGGAGACAAACTG GCACTGATGAACCTGGGCCATCTGatgtttcaaaaacaaacaattg TGGCCTTGCTGATCCTGCGACGATGGGGACTTCTGAAAGCGTATACTGCTCAGAGATGACTTCCTGCACCACTCCTCGATCAGAGAACACTGACTGCCTTATTGACTCTTCTAAGAACAGCCAAAGACTCtcaagaaagagaaaatacaaaaaatag